In Phycisphaerae bacterium, a genomic segment contains:
- a CDS encoding glycoside hydrolase family 28 protein codes for MEVRKRSCVPSVLLGSDIVGRAAAVAMMLCCIAAAGGERGTQVSGYSRHVFDVRDFGAKGDGQTLDTAAVQAAVDACADASGGIVYVPAGRYLCGTVFLKSNVTLELAPQAVLLGSGRLADYSDKTKGPEYYPFFNKCLLYAEKASKICLRGIGTINGQGHLYPPGDTTHRPMLVRFVNCQDITVDGLCFQASGSWCSQYIDCADIRITGLVINNRANLNNDGIDLENCRNVTISDCRLDCEDDAIALKGSAMDVAITNCLISSYCAAFRIGPESDGPFKNIAMSNCVIRDTFHNGIKIQMVEGGSLDNVVFSNLVMDNVTGPISIRLAQWLGYLGARQQAEHKVDKRVAPPPVGTLRNVIISNVTARVPESPPPLVLGGVTSEPSAKTRRSCISITGLPGHPPENVVLSNVRIVFAGGGTASEAARRDIPELEDEYPEYYMFGTLPAYGLYARHARGLVLRGVRFELEQADHRPAVVCDDVEDLELDGFRAAGKGVDELIRLIQTKQAFIHGCSVSDPVRTFVRLEGEQSGGIVLTANNVRHADQVVERAPDVQPSAVRQEP; via the coding sequence ATGGAAGTCAGGAAAAGGAGCTGTGTCCCCTCTGTACTGCTGGGTAGCGACATCGTTGGACGGGCTGCAGCCGTAGCGATGATGTTGTGCTGCATCGCAGCCGCGGGGGGTGAGCGCGGAACGCAAGTCAGCGGCTATAGCAGGCACGTGTTCGACGTGCGGGATTTCGGCGCCAAGGGCGATGGCCAGACGCTGGACACAGCGGCGGTCCAGGCGGCCGTCGATGCCTGCGCGGATGCTTCGGGCGGGATCGTGTACGTGCCGGCCGGCCGATACCTGTGCGGAACGGTGTTCCTGAAGTCAAACGTCACCCTGGAACTGGCCCCGCAAGCCGTGCTGCTGGGCAGCGGGCGACTGGCGGACTACTCCGACAAGACAAAAGGGCCTGAGTACTACCCGTTCTTCAACAAGTGCCTGCTCTACGCCGAAAAGGCATCCAAGATCTGTCTGAGAGGAATCGGGACCATCAACGGGCAAGGGCATCTGTACCCTCCCGGCGACACCACGCATCGTCCCATGCTCGTGCGGTTCGTCAATTGTCAGGATATCACCGTTGACGGCCTGTGCTTCCAGGCCTCGGGCTCGTGGTGCTCGCAGTACATCGACTGTGCGGACATCCGCATCACCGGGCTTGTGATCAACAACCGGGCGAACCTGAACAACGATGGCATCGACCTGGAGAATTGCCGCAACGTCACGATCTCGGATTGCCGCCTCGACTGCGAGGACGACGCGATCGCACTCAAGGGCTCGGCGATGGATGTCGCGATCACCAACTGCCTGATCAGCAGCTACTGTGCGGCCTTCCGCATCGGCCCGGAGTCGGACGGCCCGTTCAAGAATATCGCCATGTCGAACTGCGTGATTCGCGACACGTTCCACAACGGGATCAAAATCCAAATGGTGGAAGGTGGCTCGTTGGACAACGTCGTGTTCTCGAACCTGGTGATGGACAACGTGACCGGTCCGATCTCGATCCGGCTGGCACAGTGGTTGGGTTACCTGGGGGCCAGGCAGCAGGCCGAGCACAAGGTGGACAAGCGTGTGGCACCGCCGCCGGTGGGCACCTTGCGGAACGTTATCATCAGCAACGTGACGGCTCGTGTTCCCGAGAGCCCGCCGCCACTTGTCCTGGGCGGCGTGACCAGCGAGCCGTCCGCCAAGACGCGGCGCTCCTGCATTTCGATCACCGGCTTGCCGGGCCATCCGCCGGAGAACGTCGTGCTGAGCAACGTGCGGATCGTGTTCGCCGGCGGCGGTACGGCAAGCGAAGCTGCCCGCCGGGACATCCCGGAGCTGGAGGACGAGTACCCTGAGTACTACATGTTCGGGACGCTCCCGGCTTACGGACTGTACGCCCGACATGCCCGCGGGCTGGTGTTGCGGGGCGTGCGATTTGAACTGGAGCAGGCCGATCATCGCCCGGCTGTTGTGTGCGACGACGTCGAAGACCTGGAACTGGACGGCTTTCGCGCGGCGGGCAAGGGCGTTGATGAACTGATTCGCCTGATCCAGACGAAGCAGGCGTTTATCCACGGCTGCAGCGTCTCGGACCCGGTCAGGACGTTCGTGCGTCTGGAAGGCGAGCAAAGCGGCGGGATCGTTCTGACGGCCAACAACGTACGCCATGCCGACCAGGTTGTTGAACGGGCACCGGACGTGCAGCCATCCGCAGTCCGCCAGGAACCTTAG
- a CDS encoding lactate racemase domain-containing protein, giving the protein MASAARALGLNDMVISQVSTGPPLDDSRIRSLIEELLEARSLDGRRVLAIIPDHTRSGPTGTFFRLISEMLGRRARQLDFLIALGTHAPMPDEKIAELLQVSTADRLAKFTKIGVYNHRWNDPSVLKQVGTLNRRKVEELSDGMLSLDVPVLLNKMVFDYDHLLICGPIFPHEVVGFSGGHKYLFPGIAAPQIINFTHWLGALITNPVINGTRNTPVRSAIEAAADMVPIERSLIGYVVEGHEARGVFAGPVREAWHAATELSEELQIVYRDKPYHTVLSCAPRMYDDIWTAGKCMYKLEPVVADGGTLIIYAPHIDEVSYSHGQVLDQVGYHVRDYFVKQWDRFKDFPWGVLAHSTHVKGVGRYESGKEWPRVNVVLATRIPEERCRRINLGYLNPDSINPADYAGREDEGVLYLPKAGEILYRLRDMSKFGK; this is encoded by the coding sequence TTGGCGTCTGCCGCACGGGCATTGGGGCTGAATGACATGGTGATTTCGCAGGTTTCAACGGGGCCGCCGCTCGACGATTCGCGCATTCGCTCGCTTATCGAGGAGCTACTCGAAGCGCGTTCGCTCGATGGGCGGCGGGTTCTGGCGATTATCCCCGACCACACGCGCAGCGGGCCGACGGGCACCTTTTTCCGGCTGATTTCCGAGATGCTCGGGCGGCGGGCCAGGCAACTCGACTTCCTGATCGCTCTGGGCACGCACGCCCCCATGCCGGACGAAAAGATCGCCGAATTGCTACAGGTAAGCACGGCGGACCGGCTGGCGAAGTTCACGAAGATCGGGGTATACAATCATCGCTGGAACGATCCGTCGGTCCTCAAACAGGTGGGTACGCTGAACCGGCGCAAGGTTGAGGAGCTATCCGACGGGATGCTCAGCCTGGACGTCCCGGTGCTGCTGAACAAGATGGTTTTCGACTACGACCACCTGTTGATCTGCGGGCCGATCTTCCCGCACGAGGTCGTCGGGTTTTCGGGCGGACACAAGTACTTGTTTCCCGGCATCGCCGCCCCGCAAATCATCAACTTCACCCACTGGCTCGGGGCCTTGATCACCAACCCGGTCATCAACGGCACGCGAAACACGCCGGTGCGGTCGGCCATCGAGGCCGCCGCTGACATGGTACCGATCGAACGCAGCCTGATCGGCTACGTCGTCGAGGGACACGAGGCCCGGGGCGTGTTTGCCGGGCCGGTCCGGGAGGCATGGCACGCGGCCACGGAGCTGTCGGAAGAACTGCAGATCGTTTACCGCGATAAGCCCTACCATACGGTGCTGTCGTGCGCGCCGAGAATGTACGACGACATTTGGACGGCCGGCAAGTGCATGTACAAGCTCGAACCGGTGGTGGCCGACGGCGGCACGCTCATTATTTACGCGCCGCACATCGACGAAGTCTCATACTCCCACGGCCAGGTGCTCGACCAGGTCGGCTACCACGTTCGCGACTACTTCGTGAAGCAGTGGGACCGGTTCAAGGACTTTCCCTGGGGGGTGCTCGCACACAGCACGCACGTCAAAGGGGTCGGCCGATACGAGAGCGGGAAGGAGTGGCCGCGGGTGAATGTCGTCCTGGCCACCCGCATCCCGGAGGAACGCTGCCGGCGGATCAACCTCGGATACCTGAACCCGGATTCGATCAACCCGGCCGACTACGCAGGACGCGAGGACGAAGGGGTGCTGTATCTGCCCAAGGCCGGCGAAATCCTGTATCGGCTGAGGGATATGAGCAAGTTCGGGAAATAG